A window of Nicotiana tabacum cultivar K326 chromosome 24, ASM71507v2, whole genome shotgun sequence contains these coding sequences:
- the LOC107828347 gene encoding transcription factor ORG2-like: protein MNTEWSFEEPQNYDQQNNILQNEITNDSFEGLHIDNIQYSYSKEKSFDNQSLMAKKLSHNASERNRRKKMNFLYSTLRSLLPAANHQKKKLSFPATVSYVQEYIPELKKEIERLSQTKDLLLSTILSKKADSLVQPNNYNNKRNTTSSASSTSIFASPLCNGQVLVHISTTQTNGFPISEAFQTLEEDGILLLNATSFKSFGDKIFHSLHFQMQGTVGMEIQNLETKLLVMYEENQNRSLA, encoded by the exons ATGAATACTGAATGGTCCTTTGAAGAACCACAAAACTATGATCAGCAGAATAATATTCTACAAAATGAGATTACTAACGACTCGTTTGAAGGTTTACATATTGATAATATTCAATATTcatattctaaagaaaaaagctTTGATAATCAGTCATTAATGGCGAAGAAGCTAAGCCATAACGCAAGTGAGCGTAATCGACGGAAGAAGATGAATTTCCTTTATTCCACTCTTCGTTCTCTGCTTCCTGCTGCTAATCATCAAAAG AAAAAGCTAAGCTTTCCAGCAACAGTATCTTATGTGCAAGAATACATACCAGAGCTGAAGAAGGAAATTGAGAGATTAAGTCAAACAAAGGATTTGCTTTTATCAACCATATTATCAAAGAAAGCAGATTCATTAGTCCAgcctaataattataataataagaGAAATACAACTTCTTCTGCATCTTCAACATCTATTTTTGCAAGTCCACTCTGTAATGGGCAGGTTTTGGTACACATCTCTACAACTCAGACAAATGGTTTTCCAATTTCAGAAGCATTTCAAACTTTAGAGGAAGATGGGATTCTTTTGCTAAATGCAACGTCCTTTAAATCTTTTGGAGACAAGATTTTTCACAGCTTGCACTTTCAG ATGCAAGGGACAGTTGGAATGGAGATTCAGAATCTGGAGACAAAGCTTTTAGTAATGTATGAAGAAAATCAAAATCGTAGTTTAGCTTAA
- the LOC142178406 gene encoding uncharacterized protein LOC142178406, which yields MPSSVFNGVSHFQKVYNRQPSLEHLTVFGCLCYVKAVQERDKLMPRAIPAARSKYSPIFLQPNTAPDYSQLIETPHVPVMGHSDDHDKVLPQPNMGDTIDVTKAVLHDVEAAVVENEVRKSSRPKNPPIWLKDFVSLNVHEYVPYAIANYVSYTQVFPKYQAYLLTLFSIVEPITFVEASRDPRWIEAMKAYIEALESNHTWDIVTLPTEKVLIGCK from the exons ATGCCTTCATCAGTCTTTAATGGTGTCTCTCATTTCCAGAAGGTGTACAATAGACAACCATCACTAGAGCACCTAACGGTGTTCGGTTGCCTATGTTATGTTAAAGCAGTTCAAGAAAGGGACAAGCTGATGCCAAGAGCTATACCAGCA GCAAGAAGCAAATATTCACCAATCTTTCTGCAGCCTAATACAGCACCAGATTATTCTCAGTTGATAGAAACTCCACATGTACCTGTCATGGGACACAGTGATGATCATGACAAAGTACTACCACAACCAAACATGGGAGATACAATTGATGTTACAAAAGCAGTTCTTCATGATGTTGAAGCTGCAG TTGTAGAGAATGAAGTCAGAAAATCATCCAGACCCAAGAATCCTCCCATCTGGCTGAAGGACTTTGTGTCATTGAATGTTCATGAGTATGTCCCTTATGCTATTGCAAACTATGTTTCCTATACTCAAGTATTCCCTAAATACCAAGCCTATCTATTAACCTTATTTTCTATTGTGGAACCTATTACTTTTGTTGAGGCTAGTCGAGATCCTAGGTGGATAGAAGCTATGAAAGCTTATATTGAGGCACTAGAAAGCAATCATACATGGGACATAGTTACACTTCCCACAGAAAAGGTTCTAATTGGCTGCAAATAG